Within the Eucalyptus grandis isolate ANBG69807.140 chromosome 1, ASM1654582v1, whole genome shotgun sequence genome, the region ccttaaatctattgtacgaaAACCAATTGAGTATTAAATTATTTGATCGAACCAATATAATCTAACTTTTGAAGGAAAGTACAATCTGATCATTCCTAATTTATTTGATGTAGCAAGCTAGTCATTGTTAATAATCCTACATGTAACAATGAGAAGTGGactattttaatttaatgataccattttccttcttattttatttattaatttccacATAAATATACTTTGGGCTTGAGCTATTAGTACAAATAAGTCAGAAATGAGTACATGCTAACCCATAGAGACTCACGAAAAGTTgggttttgatattttaaattcattttgatcagtttttttttttaaattagccATTTATATTCAATCTGGCAAAATAAATCgagttgaaaaatgaatttggcCCCTCTTACTACCTCTAGACAGGAGTATATGTAACGTGGTTGTGACGCATCCTTGTCCCTTTTTTGTCTTTATTAATTACAATTTGTTATACCGGTAATGACACTATATGAAGGACTTATTACATATGTGATGATTTAAGtcgagactttttttttttttgacagctGGTAATATatgaatttgactttttttgatTTTACGTGATGTGCGTGCAACTTATATCTTAGAGTTCACcgaaataaatttagaaaaagaaatcaagcaaaTAGACTATACGATTTTGTGAGTACGCAAGCTCCGCTTTCGTTGCCTTCACAATTTTCTCACACCTGATCATTGTTTGTGCATTGGCGGTGGGTGCTCAAACATTGGTGATGGTGACTGGTCGACTCAAggaataataaaaatgcaaatatcaACAATTACTGTTGCTCAACTGTGAGTAAAGTCCACCATCCTATTCTTGTCTTGATTGAGGTGACCAAGAGCggtcttttcttactttttttattattattatttttggtcagTTTTGACTCGGATTAAATAGTGTCTAGTTAAGGCCTCAACCATAGTTAGGTTACTGAGCATTTTTGTGCTTAAATTGACTGCTCTTCGCTCCCTTACTTCATCCTCGTTTGCATTCAAATCTTGCCTTCTTCGTCTCTTGTAGTCCTCGCTCCATTTCCCTCTTCCTTCTCATTGGCACAACcgttcttcttcctcctcatcgtCTTCAGCATctgctactctctctctctctctctccctcccccctccttccctcccttttAGTtcgctctttctttttctctggcaaaaatttgaaaaaaaaaaatgtcatttgattCTGTCGTTGCCGTTGCATGGGATGTCTTGAAGCCACTAGGTGTTCCCATCAAGCTTCAATTCGAATATGTCATGCGCTCCAAGAGATATGCCGACAATCTTCGGAAGGAAGTCGAGAAGCTGAAGTACGAGGCCGACAGGGTCCGAGATGCCAAGGAAGTGGCTGAAAACAATCTTCTGAGTATCCACGTATGGGTCCCTGAGTTTCTGGCAAGTGCTGAGAAGGCCTTGACGGAGGCGGGAGACCTGTTGAGCTACTTTGAAACGGCAAGCAAGACTTGCTGTTATGGGACATTTCCCGACCCCATTTGTCGCCATACGTTCAGCAGGACGGCCAAGCTCCAGACCGATTACATTAAGAATCTCGTTCGGGATTACAGTGACAGGGAGGTCTCCTTGAGAGGTTCTGCACCGGGGAACGACCGTGCTCCGACTCCGGATTCTTCTGCCTTGATGTCGATGGAGCTTCAGGGCGGTGGCATTGGCAAATCCAGAGAACCGATCATACGGGAGATCATGGCCGCTCTTGCCGATAACAGCAATAGCGTGGTTGGGGTTCACGGGATGGGCGGGGTCGGCAAGTCTACCCTTGTGGAGGAAGCCAAAAGGAAACTAAGCGAAGAGAATTTGTTCGATTGGGTCACTATGGCCAATGTGTCGGAAAATCCAGATATCATTAGGATTCAAGGAGAGATTGCGCATGCTTTGAACCTAGACATTAAGAATGAAGCAAATGTCAACGTGCGAGCGGAGCTTCTGCGCACCAGGTTGGAAAAGGAGGGGAAGGCAAAAAAGAGAGTGCTCATAATATTAGACAACCTGTGGGAGCGGCTCGACTTGAAATCAGTTGGCATTCCTTGCGGACTCGACAACAAAGTCAGAGGATGCAAGTTATTGCTAACGTCCAGACGTCAGGATGTTTTGCGAAGGGAAATGGGCTGCGATAGGGACTTCCACCTCGATGGGCTGCAGGAGGTAGAGGCAAAAGAATTATTTCAGAGGATGGTGGGAGACAAAGTTCATGATAGCGAGTTCAAACCCTTCGTGGATGAAGCACTCCACAAATGTGCAGGTTTGCCTTTCCTAATTATCGCAATagcgaaattttttaaaaatgctaaTTTATCTGAATGGAAGGATGCTTTACACCCAATTGAGATGGCGGCAAACAAAGGAATCGGTGTGGTGATAAATTCTACGTTGCAATTGAGTTATGATCATTTCAAAGGTGAGGAAGGCAATGAGCTGAAGTTATTATTACGACTCTGTGCTGTTTATGATGTCTCCGAGCCCTCTCTTGAAAA harbors:
- the LOC120291581 gene encoding putative disease resistance protein At5g05400; protein product: MSFDSVVAVAWDVLKPLGVPIKLQFEYVMRSKRYADNLRKEVEKLKYEADRVRDAKEVAENNLLSIHVWVPEFLASAEKALTEAGDLLSYFETASKTCCYGTFPDPICRHTFSRTAKLQTDYIKNLVRDYSDREVSLRGSAPGNDRAPTPDSSALMSMELQGGGIGKSREPIIREIMAALADNSNSVVGVHGMGGVGKSTLVEEAKRKLSEENLFDWVTMANVSENPDIIRIQGEIAHALNLDIKNEANVNVRAELLRTRLEKEGKAKKRVLIILDNLWERLDLKSVGIPCGLDNKVRGCKLLLTSRRQDVLRREMGCDRDFHLDGLQEVEAKELFQRMVGDKVHDSEFKPFVDEALHKCAVVRGLPKLEEIKVVSCKLMHGILEADDCGKVELHNLRVLILCDLPDIKNFLNAGSAHSSSTLDDKASTQIAFFNGQQISIPSLESLTMQGLPNMKEIWSDESPLELSNLRSLNLVRCESLLKVISSQLLVKLRKLHNLCIRDCNSVQEIFDLDEPSTSEDLRALSS